The following are from one region of the Paracoccus sp. S3-43 genome:
- a CDS encoding AMP nucleosidase, with translation MDTDSRYLPVESPDAPGRRQFTDADAAVARLQDLYAQSTGFLLDRFIKALEGDKPAARFRAYYPELRLTVPTHPQVDSRLSFGHVVSPGSYSATVTRPDLFGNYLREQIGLLMRNHGVPVTVGISETPMPVHFAVAAQSELAVPQEGVLDFSLRDVFDVPDLNTMNDDIVNGVAGPMPDGSLHLAAFTAQRIDYSLARLQHYTATAAEHFQNFVLFTNYQFYVDEFEAFGRRALADPSLGYESFVAPGNQQIFETDAPLAALAKMPQMPAYHLKRANGQGITLVNIGVGPSNAKTATDHIAVLRPHAWLMVGHCAGLRNSQRLGDFVLAHAYLREDHVLDADLPVWVPLPTLSEVQVALQEAVAEVTQLEGYELKRIMRTGTVATIDNRNWELRDTPIHRLSLSRAVALDMESATIAANGFRFRVPYGTLLCVSDKPLHGELKLPGMATDFYRTQVASHLLIGIRAMEKLREMPLERIHSRKLRSFHETAFL, from the coding sequence ATGGACACGGATTCCCGATACCTGCCGGTCGAAAGCCCCGATGCGCCGGGCCGCCGGCAATTCACCGATGCCGATGCCGCCGTGGCGCGGTTGCAGGATCTCTATGCCCAGTCGACGGGCTTCCTGCTGGACCGCTTCATCAAGGCGCTGGAGGGCGACAAGCCCGCCGCCCGGTTCCGCGCCTATTATCCCGAACTGCGCCTGACCGTGCCGACCCATCCGCAGGTCGATTCGCGCCTGTCCTTCGGCCATGTCGTGTCGCCAGGCAGCTATTCGGCGACCGTGACCCGGCCGGATCTGTTCGGCAATTACCTGCGCGAACAGATCGGGCTGCTGATGCGCAACCACGGTGTTCCGGTGACGGTGGGCATCAGCGAGACGCCCATGCCGGTGCATTTCGCCGTCGCCGCGCAAAGCGAACTGGCGGTGCCACAGGAAGGCGTCTTGGACTTCAGCCTGCGCGACGTGTTCGACGTGCCGGATCTGAACACCATGAACGATGACATCGTGAACGGCGTCGCAGGCCCGATGCCGGACGGTTCGCTGCATCTGGCGGCCTTCACGGCGCAGCGCATCGACTATTCCCTGGCGCGGCTGCAACATTACACCGCCACCGCGGCCGAGCATTTCCAGAATTTCGTCCTGTTCACCAATTATCAGTTCTATGTCGACGAATTCGAGGCCTTCGGCCGCCGCGCGCTGGCCGATCCCTCGCTGGGATATGAGAGCTTCGTGGCGCCCGGAAACCAGCAGATCTTCGAGACCGACGCGCCGCTGGCGGCGCTGGCGAAGATGCCGCAGATGCCCGCCTATCACCTGAAGCGGGCGAACGGGCAGGGGATCACCCTGGTCAATATCGGCGTCGGCCCGTCCAACGCCAAGACCGCGACCGACCATATCGCCGTGCTGCGCCCCCATGCCTGGCTGATGGTTGGCCATTGCGCGGGGCTGCGCAATTCCCAGCGGCTGGGCGATTTCGTGCTGGCCCATGCCTATCTGCGCGAAGACCATGTGCTTGACGCCGACCTGCCCGTCTGGGTGCCGCTGCCCACCCTGTCCGAGGTCCAGGTGGCCTTGCAGGAAGCCGTGGCCGAGGTCACCCAGCTTGAGGGATACGAGCTGAAGCGGATCATGCGCACCGGCACGGTCGCCACCATCGACAACCGCAACTGGGAACTGCGCGACACGCCGATCCATCGCCTGTCGCTGTCGCGCGCCGTGGCGCTGGACATGGAAAGCGCCACCATCGCCGCCAACGGGTTCCGCTTCCGGGTGCCCTACGGCACGCTTCTGTGCGTCAGCGACAAGCCGCTGCACGGCGAATTGAAGCTGCCGGGCATGGCCACCGACTTTTACCGCACCCAGGTCGCCAGCCATCTGCTGATCGGCATCCGCGCCATGGAAAAGCTGCGCGAGATGCCCCTGGAACGGATCCATTCGCGGAAATTGCGGTCCTTCCACGAGACGGCCTTCCTGTGA
- a CDS encoding SDR family oxidoreductase, producing the protein MKMLVFGHGYSAGFLTPLLRARGWQVLGTTRGDPGRVAAAGATPILWPGEEARLREEIARADAVLVSTAPGPQGDPVLAAFRDDLARARLRWLGYLSTTGVYGDRDGGWVDEDSVLDGSGPRGQARIRAERAWRDLAQGADLPLHIFRLAGIYGPGRGPFQKVRNGTARRIVKPGQIFSRIHVEDIAQVLLASLDRPAPGTAYNVCDDDPVPPQDVLAHAADLLGLPPPPEIAFEDAEMTPMARSFYQDSKRVRNDRIKRDLGVRLRYPDYRSGLAATLDAESA; encoded by the coding sequence ATGAAGATGCTTGTTTTCGGTCACGGCTATTCGGCCGGTTTCCTGACGCCCCTGTTGCGCGCGCGCGGCTGGCAGGTGCTTGGCACCACGCGCGGCGACCCCGGCCGGGTGGCGGCGGCGGGCGCGACCCCGATCCTGTGGCCCGGAGAAGAGGCCCGGCTGCGCGAGGAGATCGCGCGGGCCGATGCCGTGCTGGTGTCGACCGCGCCCGGCCCGCAGGGCGATCCGGTGCTGGCGGCGTTCCGCGACGATCTGGCCCGCGCCCGGCTGCGCTGGCTGGGCTATCTGTCCACGACCGGGGTCTATGGCGACCGCGACGGCGGCTGGGTGGACGAGGACAGCGTCCTCGACGGCTCGGGCCCGCGCGGGCAGGCCCGCATCCGGGCCGAGCGCGCCTGGCGCGATCTGGCCCAGGGCGCGGACCTGCCGCTGCATATCTTCCGGCTGGCGGGGATCTATGGTCCCGGACGCGGACCGTTCCAGAAGGTCCGCAACGGCACCGCGCGGCGGATCGTCAAGCCGGGCCAGATCTTCTCTCGCATCCATGTCGAGGACATCGCCCAGGTTCTGCTGGCGTCCCTGGACCGGCCCGCGCCGGGCACCGCCTATAATGTCTGCGACGACGACCCGGTCCCGCCGCAGGACGTGCTGGCCCATGCGGCGGATCTGCTGGGCCTGCCGCCGCCGCCCGAAATCGCCTTCGAGGATGCCGAGATGACGCCGATGGCGCGGTCCTTCTATCAGGACAGCAAGCGGGTGCGGAACGACCGGATCAAGCGCGATCTGGGCGTGCGCCTGCGCTATCCCGATTACCGCAGCGGGCTGGCCGCCACCCTGGACGCGGAATCCGCATGA
- a CDS encoding outer membrane lipoprotein carrier protein LolA — protein sequence MNIKSLALAPALLLGLAFPALAEKIPLNELSHYLNRLTTATAEFTQVNPDGSISTGTVYIQRPGRVRFEYNNDKTLVMASGGNVAVFDPKSGGPQQYPLSQTPLSIILDANVNLGRANMVTAHTEQKNATVVTAQDPQNPQYGNIQMVFTGGPTQLRQWVVTDDSGQKTTVILGEMREGGSIPASKFSINNELARRE from the coding sequence ATGAACATCAAATCGCTCGCCCTTGCGCCCGCCCTGTTGCTCGGTCTCGCCTTCCCGGCCCTGGCCGAGAAGATTCCGCTGAATGAATTGTCGCACTATCTCAACCGGTTGACCACGGCCACCGCAGAGTTCACGCAGGTCAATCCCGATGGCTCGATCTCGACCGGGACGGTCTATATCCAGCGGCCCGGACGGGTGCGGTTCGAATACAACAACGACAAGACGCTGGTCATGGCGTCGGGCGGAAACGTCGCGGTGTTCGATCCGAAATCCGGCGGGCCGCAGCAATATCCGCTGTCGCAGACGCCGCTGTCGATCATCCTGGACGCCAATGTGAACCTGGGCCGCGCGAACATGGTCACGGCGCATACCGAACAGAAGAACGCCACGGTCGTGACCGCGCAGGATCCGCAGAACCCGCAATACGGCAATATCCAGATGGTCTTCACCGGCGGTCCGACGCAGCTGCGCCAATGGGTCGTGACCGACGACAGCGGCCAGAAGACCACCGTGATCCTGGGCGAGATGCGCGAGGGCGGGTCGATCCCGGCCTCGAAGTTCTCGATCAACAACGAACTGGCGCGGCGCGAATGA
- a CDS encoding UbiH/UbiF/VisC/COQ6 family ubiquinone biosynthesis hydroxylase: protein MGTDVDILIAGGGLNGPVLALALAQAGLRVAVVDPRPADVRAGDNFDGRAYALAVASQRLLKALGLWGGLGADSQPILQVKASQGRPGEGAAPFFLHFDSAEIEEGPVGHMLEDRFLYRALLAAMRDRVRHLPGLSVTDHQPAPGGVSATLSDGRQMRARLLVGADGRGSGVAARAGIGRRGWDYGQTALVAAIAHERPHHGIAQQYFMAHGPLAILPLPGDRSSVVWSERHAEARAIAALPDDAFMDVLRPRFGDYLGRIELAGARFTYPLSLTLADRYVADRVALVGDAAHGVHPVAGQGLNLGLRDVAALAEVLVDAARRGEDIGSGLVLERYQGWRRFDGTALALGMDGVNRLFASGNPILAAARGLGMGVVSAVPALRRGFMRQAAGLSVDPMPRLLTGRAL, encoded by the coding sequence ATGGGCACCGATGTGGATATCCTGATCGCCGGCGGCGGGCTGAACGGGCCGGTGCTGGCCCTTGCGCTGGCGCAGGCCGGATTGCGCGTGGCGGTCGTCGATCCCCGGCCCGCCGACGTCCGGGCAGGCGACAATTTCGACGGGCGCGCCTATGCGCTGGCGGTGGCGTCCCAGCGGCTGCTGAAGGCGCTTGGGCTGTGGGGCGGGCTGGGGGCGGACAGCCAGCCTATCCTTCAGGTGAAGGCGTCCCAAGGCCGGCCCGGCGAGGGCGCGGCGCCCTTTTTCCTGCATTTCGACAGCGCCGAGATCGAGGAAGGCCCGGTCGGCCATATGCTGGAGGATCGGTTCCTCTATCGCGCGCTGCTGGCGGCGATGCGGGACCGGGTGCGGCATCTGCCGGGCCTGTCGGTGACGGATCACCAGCCCGCGCCCGGCGGGGTCTCGGCCACGCTGTCCGACGGACGGCAGATGCGCGCGCGGCTGCTGGTCGGCGCGGACGGGCGCGGGTCGGGCGTGGCGGCGCGGGCCGGGATCGGGCGGCGCGGCTGGGATTACGGCCAGACCGCGCTTGTCGCCGCCATCGCGCATGAGCGTCCGCATCACGGCATCGCGCAGCAGTATTTCATGGCCCACGGCCCCTTGGCGATCCTGCCCCTGCCGGGCGACCGCAGCAGCGTCGTCTGGTCCGAGCGCCATGCCGAGGCCCGCGCCATCGCCGCCCTGCCCGACGACGCCTTCATGGACGTGCTGCGCCCCCGCTTCGGCGATTACCTGGGCCGGATCGAACTGGCGGGCGCGCGCTTCACCTATCCGCTGAGCCTAACGCTGGCCGACCGCTATGTCGCGGATCGCGTGGCGCTTGTGGGCGATGCGGCGCATGGCGTGCATCCCGTCGCGGGACAGGGGCTGAACCTGGGACTGCGCGACGTGGCCGCGCTGGCCGAGGTGCTGGTGGACGCCGCCCGGCGGGGCGAGGATATCGGATCGGGCCTGGTGCTGGAACGCTATCAGGGCTGGCGGCGCTTTGACGGCACCGCCCTGGCCTTGGGCATGGACGGGGTGAACCGGCTGTTCGCCAGCGGCAATCCGATCCTGGCGGCGGCCCGGGGCCTGGGCATGGGGGTGGTCAGCGCGGTGCCGGCGCTGCGGCGCGGCTTCATGCGGCAGGCGGCGGGGCTGTCGGTCGATCCGATGCCGCGGCTGCTGACGGGCCGGGCGCTGTAA
- a CDS encoding DMT family transporter, giving the protein MDIRAIFMGVFFAVMWASAFTSTRMIVTEVPPLFALALRFLLSGTAGFVIALAMGETWRALTRAQWRAVVILGLCQNALYLGLNWVAMQWIEAGLASIIAATMPLIVALLGWMLMGERLRPLGVGGLALGLAGVAIIMGARLQGGGSDPLGILMCFAAALALAVATLSVRGASSGGNVMMIVGLQMLIGSATLWVIAPFVEDWHVDYTSRLVWAFLYTVIVPGLVATWVWFKLVGRIGAVRAATFHFLTPFFGVATGALLLGEQLALGDVIGVGVIMAGILAVQLSKAPAPVVPVRRPPPA; this is encoded by the coding sequence ATGGACATTCGCGCGATCTTCATGGGGGTGTTCTTCGCGGTGATGTGGGCTTCGGCCTTCACCTCGACCCGGATGATCGTGACCGAGGTGCCGCCGCTGTTCGCCCTGGCCCTGCGCTTTCTGCTGTCCGGCACGGCAGGCTTCGTCATCGCCTTGGCGATGGGAGAGACCTGGCGCGCCCTGACCCGCGCGCAATGGCGGGCGGTGGTGATCCTGGGGCTGTGCCAGAATGCGCTGTATCTGGGCCTCAACTGGGTGGCGATGCAGTGGATCGAGGCCGGGCTGGCCTCCATCATCGCGGCCACCATGCCGCTGATCGTGGCGCTGCTGGGCTGGATGCTGATGGGCGAGAGGCTGCGCCCGCTGGGGGTCGGGGGCCTGGCCCTGGGGCTGGCCGGGGTGGCGATCATCATGGGCGCACGGCTGCAAGGCGGCGGCAGCGACCCGCTGGGCATCCTGATGTGCTTTGCCGCCGCCCTGGCCCTGGCCGTTGCCACGCTGTCCGTTCGGGGCGCCAGCTCGGGCGGCAATGTGATGATGATCGTCGGCCTGCAAATGCTGATCGGATCCGCGACCCTGTGGGTCATCGCCCCGTTCGTCGAGGATTGGCATGTCGATTACACCTCTCGTCTGGTCTGGGCATTTCTCTATACGGTGATCGTGCCCGGCCTTGTGGCGACCTGGGTCTGGTTCAAGCTGGTCGGCCGCATCGGCGCGGTGCGCGCGGCGACCTTCCATTTCCTGACGCCCTTCTTCGGGGTCGCGACCGGGGCGCTGCTGCTGGGTGAACAGCTTGCCCTGGGCGACGTGATCGGCGTGGGCGTGATCATGGCGGGCATCCTGGCGGTGCAACTGTCCAAGGCGCCCGCGCCCGTGGTCCCCGTCAGGCGCCCGCCCCCGGCTTAG
- a CDS encoding putative DNA modification/repair radical SAM protein, whose amino-acid sequence MAPRTLQQKLAILSDAAKYDASCASSGTTRRDSRAGGIGSTEGMGICHAYTPDGRCISLLKILMTNFCIYDCAYCINRVSSTVERARFTPDEVVTLTLEFYRRNMIEGLFLSSGIIRSPDDTMAQMVRIARTLRMNHGFRGYIHLKTIPDASADLVAQAGLFADRLSVNIELPRDASIRELAPEKRPETIRAAMADVRLSREAATEKSHTGRRPPRFAPAGQSTQMIVGADDTTDRDILRTSANLYSGYDLKRVYYSAFSPIPDASAALPLIKPPLMREHRLYQADWLMRFYGFEAEEIGAAHPSGNLDLAIDPKLAWALANRGQFPVDVARAAKDMLLRVPGFGTRTVTRILAARRNGPLRYADLLRMGAIMSKARAFVTLPDWHPGALTDSADLRARFAPRPEQLQLL is encoded by the coding sequence ATGGCCCCGCGAACCTTGCAGCAGAAGCTCGCGATCCTGTCGGATGCGGCGAAATACGATGCCTCCTGCGCCAGCAGCGGCACGACGCGGCGCGATTCGCGCGCGGGCGGCATCGGCTCGACCGAGGGCATGGGGATCTGCCACGCCTATACGCCCGACGGGCGCTGCATCAGCCTGCTGAAGATCCTGATGACGAATTTCTGCATCTACGACTGCGCCTATTGCATCAACCGGGTCAGCAGCACTGTGGAACGCGCCCGCTTCACCCCGGACGAGGTCGTGACGCTGACGCTGGAATTCTATCGCCGCAACATGATCGAGGGGTTGTTTCTGTCCTCGGGCATCATTCGCAGCCCGGACGACACCATGGCGCAGATGGTGCGCATCGCCCGGACGCTGCGGATGAACCACGGCTTTCGCGGCTATATCCATCTGAAGACCATTCCCGACGCCTCGGCCGATCTGGTGGCGCAGGCAGGGCTGTTCGCCGACCGGCTGTCGGTGAATATCGAACTGCCGCGGGACGCCAGCATCCGCGAACTGGCCCCCGAAAAGCGGCCCGAGACGATCCGCGCCGCCATGGCCGATGTCCGCCTGTCGCGAGAGGCCGCGACGGAAAAATCCCATACCGGCAGGCGCCCGCCGCGCTTCGCGCCCGCCGGCCAGTCCACGCAGATGATCGTCGGCGCCGACGACACCACCGACCGGGACATCCTGAGGACGTCGGCCAACCTCTATTCCGGCTATGACCTGAAGCGGGTCTATTATTCGGCCTTCAGCCCGATCCCGGATGCCTCGGCCGCGCTGCCGCTGATCAAGCCGCCGCTGATGCGCGAACATCGCCTGTATCAGGCCGACTGGCTGATGCGCTTCTATGGGTTCGAGGCCGAGGAGATCGGCGCGGCCCATCCCTCGGGCAACCTGGATCTGGCGATCGACCCAAAGCTGGCCTGGGCCCTGGCGAATCGCGGGCAATTCCCGGTGGACGTTGCGCGGGCCGCCAAGGACATGCTGCTGCGCGTGCCCGGTTTCGGCACCAGGACGGTGACGCGGATCCTGGCCGCGCGGCGCAACGGGCCGCTGCGATACGCGGATCTGCTGCGGATGGGGGCGATCATGTCCAAGGCGCGCGCCTTCGTGACGCTGCCCGACTGGCATCCCGGCGCGCTGACCGACAGCGCGGACCTGCGCGCCCGCTTCGCGCCGCGGCCCGAACAGTTGCAACTGCTGTGA
- a CDS encoding outer membrane beta-barrel protein — translation MLLDHARKLRCWLVMAVLAGLIFVSGPRAERWGDNFQIGLPLLALGCQIAQGKAPELLLRYAVLFAGIHTPKAALGDAPLNRRPSGSPGGMPSGHTATAVFGASALLHDCVRHNLFVRAGIVLAAAFTGASRIEADAHSIWQVLLGAIWGLICDRALRRPSWARSAATRGLARVGDRLAVPTRRLADRLRAQFRARRPGLRGRMAGLHRRMAGLRRRTTRLRVALAATATMLLAALPLRAETTIGLYGGYQTAPHSDVTIDGHEVRAGWKGKSFEMPPYWGVRLTRWQGDWGWGAEFTHAKIYADDRTMERAGLTHLEFTDGLNLVTVNALRRWPRARVTPYVGAGLGVAVPHVEVDDDNDPNFDSTHDYQLTGPAMRAFAGVSWPLGRRWEATVEYQFTYSSHAADLDSGGTLETDIITNAVNIGLALRF, via the coding sequence ATGCTTCTCGATCACGCGCGCAAACTCAGATGCTGGCTGGTGATGGCGGTCTTGGCCGGGCTGATCTTCGTCAGCGGGCCGCGCGCGGAACGATGGGGCGACAATTTCCAGATCGGGCTGCCGCTCCTGGCGCTTGGCTGCCAGATCGCCCAGGGCAAGGCGCCAGAGCTGCTGCTGCGCTATGCGGTGCTGTTCGCGGGCATCCACACCCCGAAAGCCGCCCTTGGCGACGCCCCTCTCAACCGGCGGCCCTCGGGGTCGCCCGGGGGGATGCCGTCGGGACACACGGCGACCGCGGTGTTCGGCGCCTCGGCCCTGCTTCACGACTGCGTAAGGCATAACCTGTTCGTACGGGCCGGCATCGTGCTGGCGGCGGCCTTCACCGGCGCCAGCCGGATCGAGGCCGACGCCCATTCGATCTGGCAGGTGCTGCTGGGCGCGATCTGGGGCCTGATCTGCGACCGCGCGCTGCGTCGGCCCTCATGGGCGCGCTCGGCCGCCACGCGCGGGCTGGCGCGGGTCGGCGATAGGCTGGCGGTGCCGACGCGGCGGCTGGCCGACCGGCTGCGGGCGCAGTTCCGGGCGCGGCGGCCGGGCTTGCGCGGTCGCATGGCCGGGCTGCACCGCCGCATGGCAGGGCTGCGCCGTCGCACGACAAGGCTGCGCGTCGCGCTGGCCGCGACTGCGACGATGCTTCTGGCTGCGCTGCCGCTGCGGGCCGAGACCACGATCGGGCTTTACGGCGGCTATCAGACGGCGCCGCATTCGGACGTGACCATCGACGGCCATGAGGTCCGCGCCGGCTGGAAGGGCAAGTCGTTCGAGATGCCGCCCTATTGGGGCGTCCGGCTGACCCGCTGGCAGGGCGATTGGGGATGGGGGGCCGAGTTCACCCATGCCAAGATCTACGCCGACGACCGCACCATGGAACGTGCCGGGCTGACGCATCTGGAATTCACCGACGGGCTGAACCTCGTCACCGTGAACGCCCTGCGGCGCTGGCCGCGCGCGCGCGTGACCCCCTATGTCGGCGCCGGCCTCGGCGTCGCGGTGCCCCATGTCGAGGTCGACGACGACAACGACCCGAATTTCGATTCGACCCATGACTATCAGCTGACCGGTCCGGCGATGCGGGCCTTTGCCGGCGTCTCCTGGCCCTTGGGCCGCCGGTGGGAGGCGACGGTCGAATACCAGTTCACCTATTCGAGCCATGCAGCCGATCTGGACAGCGGCGGCACGCTGGAAACCGACATCATCACCAATGCGGTGAATATCGGCCTGGCGCTGCGGTTCTGA
- a CDS encoding UdgX family uracil-DNA binding protein (This protein belongs to the uracil DNA glycosylase superfamily, members of which act in excision repair of DNA. However, it belongs more specifically to UdgX branch, whose founding member was found to bind uracil in DNA (where it does not belong), without cleaving it, appears to promote DNA repair by a pathway involving RecA, rather than base excision.), with translation MIRVDLPRFGRFQAWRDAARQLAGNRVAPDQVAWGDAGLFGTGPVPPPGPHPVTASKEFLALARTVASHSDPERWALLYAALIRLQQDRGFIANPADPLADRLARMAKSVRRDIHKMHAFVRFHELPSEGPRRSFAAWFEPEHPILEAGTPFFARRFGDMDWLIATPEGIARFDGRLSFEPPAPRPNLPTDASHDLWRIYFANIFNPARIKTQAMRSEMPVKYWKNLPETGLIAQMLADAPRRVQAMRDAGATDAPAFAARVTARIRHAPDDRPPDSLDAARQQASRCTRCALCHAATQTVWGEGDPDAPLMILGEAPGDHEDLQGRPFVGPAGQLLRQTMAGAGLDPARAWLTNAVKHFKFTPRGKRRIHQNPATGEIRHCTWWLDLERRFVQPRLTVALGATAAFALTGDRAPLTPRRGTVETTLDGGPVLITWHPSLILRLDPGPAARARAQFAADLTQAARMMAA, from the coding sequence GTGATCCGGGTCGATCTGCCTCGCTTTGGCCGGTTCCAGGCCTGGCGCGACGCGGCCCGCCAGCTTGCGGGCAACCGCGTGGCGCCCGATCAGGTGGCCTGGGGCGATGCCGGGCTGTTCGGCACGGGTCCGGTCCCGCCGCCCGGCCCGCATCCGGTGACGGCCAGCAAGGAATTCCTGGCCCTGGCCCGGACGGTCGCCAGCCATTCCGACCCCGAACGCTGGGCGCTGCTCTATGCCGCGCTGATCCGGTTGCAGCAGGATCGCGGCTTCATCGCCAATCCCGCCGATCCGCTGGCCGACCGGCTGGCGCGGATGGCGAAATCCGTGCGCCGCGACATCCACAAGATGCACGCCTTCGTCCGCTTCCACGAACTGCCCTCGGAGGGGCCGCGCCGCAGCTTCGCCGCCTGGTTCGAACCCGAACACCCGATCCTCGAGGCCGGGACGCCCTTCTTTGCGCGCCGCTTCGGCGACATGGACTGGCTGATCGCCACGCCCGAGGGGATCGCACGCTTCGACGGCAGGCTGAGCTTCGAACCGCCCGCGCCGCGTCCGAACCTGCCCACGGATGCCAGCCATGATCTGTGGCGGATCTATTTCGCCAATATCTTCAACCCGGCCCGCATCAAGACTCAGGCGATGCGGTCGGAAATGCCGGTGAAATACTGGAAGAACCTGCCCGAAACCGGGCTGATCGCGCAGATGCTGGCCGATGCGCCGCGCCGGGTGCAGGCGATGCGCGACGCGGGCGCGACCGACGCCCCTGCCTTCGCCGCCCGTGTCACGGCGCGCATCCGCCACGCCCCCGACGACCGCCCGCCCGACAGCCTGGACGCCGCCCGCCAGCAGGCCAGCCGCTGCACCCGCTGCGCGTTGTGCCACGCCGCGACCCAGACCGTCTGGGGCGAGGGCGACCCCGACGCGCCCCTGATGATCCTGGGCGAGGCGCCGGGCGATCACGAGGATCTGCAAGGCCGTCCCTTCGTCGGCCCGGCGGGCCAGCTGCTGCGACAGACCATGGCGGGCGCGGGCCTCGATCCCGCGCGGGCCTGGCTCACGAATGCGGTGAAGCATTTCAAGTTCACCCCGCGCGGCAAGCGCCGCATCCACCAGAACCCCGCCACCGGAGAAATTCGGCACTGCACATGGTGGCTGGATCTGGAACGCCGCTTCGTCCAGCCCCGCCTGACCGTGGCCCTGGGTGCGACGGCCGCCTTCGCGCTGACCGGCGACCGCGCGCCGCTGACCCCCCGGCGCGGCACGGTAGAGACGACGCTGGACGGCGGCCCGGTGCTGATCACCTGGCATCCCAGCCTGATCCTGCGCCTCGACCCCGGCCCCGCGGCGCGGGCGCGGGCGCAATTCGCAGCCGACCTGACGCAAGCCGCGCGGATGATGGCCGCCTGA
- a CDS encoding HU family DNA-binding protein: MATPSAKPMTKTQLVASLAEEMGSDKKSAATALDAIAAVVSREVAAGGSVTIPGIGKIACRARPERQVRNPQTQEMMTKPADKQVKVTVAKALKDSVNS; encoded by the coding sequence ATGGCCACGCCATCCGCGAAACCGATGACCAAGACCCAGCTTGTCGCGTCCCTGGCCGAGGAAATGGGTTCGGACAAGAAATCGGCCGCGACCGCGCTGGACGCGATCGCCGCCGTCGTCAGCCGTGAAGTCGCCGCCGGCGGCTCGGTCACGATCCCCGGCATCGGCAAGATCGCCTGCCGTGCCCGCCCCGAACGCCAGGTCCGCAACCCGCAGACCCAGGAAATGATGACCAAGCCCGCCGACAAGCAGGTCAAGGTGACGGTCGCCAAGGCGCTGAAGGACAGCGTGAACAGCTGA